A genomic stretch from Telopea speciosissima isolate NSW1024214 ecotype Mountain lineage chromosome 7, Tspe_v1, whole genome shotgun sequence includes:
- the LOC122669414 gene encoding UDP-glycosyltransferase 88F3-like — translation MDDFDLNAVMPEGFLDRTRDRGMVVKSWAPQVEVLSRESVGGFVTHCGWNSVLEAVCAGVPLLAWPLYAEHEMNKVILVEEMKLAMPMEVAEEDGNVVAAEVEKRVKALMDSEEGT, via the coding sequence ATGGATGATTTCGATCTTAATGCTGTGATGCCGGAGGGGTTTCTTGATCGGACCAGAGACAGGGGAATGGTGGTGAAGTCGTGGGCGCCACAGGTTGAGGTGTTGAGTCGAGAATCGGTGGGTGGATTCGTGACTCACTGTGGGTGGAACTCGGTTTTAGAAGCGGTGTGCGCTGGGGTGCCATTGCTGGCTTGGCCGCTCTATGCAGAACATGAAATGAATAAGGTGATTTTGGTGGAGGAGATGAAGTTAGCTATGCCAATGGAGGTGGCAGAGGAGGATGGGAACGTGGTGGCTGCCGAGGTTGAGAAGCGAGTCAAAGCATTGATGGATTCGGAGGAGGGAACATAG